A portion of the Nitrospira defluvii genome contains these proteins:
- a CDS encoding BamA/TamA family outer membrane protein — protein sequence MQRHYFSSIPLVLALAGLLTLILPVPLRADTQIFPVPSVSTSKNDGNDAGLIAPILISDPDGELKYLMAPMLIQNSIVGSRAVFNLFKYDPGGRQMKLIASLTEKIERKVLFDYVDPAFGNGQYFLNFGGTFFKNATSRFFGLGQSTVQADESNYTAREARAYWRLGLYANEVTQISVGQRVRQVQLQRGATDLPFSVEQFPTVDGIQGESIIVGHRASFYYDTRDSLITPTDGMSVMAYAELNQNVKNGDHPVYSRYELEIKKLFPSESKRAILVVRADLQATIGSQVPFFEQSSLGGQNNLRGFGMDRYIDKHLISLSIEERIHVLRTKVAGVTADFELAPFLDTGQVFNSFKDVSFQDYRMTPGVGFRAIVRPNVVGRLDYGYSREGGAIFAGLDFPY from the coding sequence ATGCAGCGACATTATTTTTCGTCGATCCCTCTTGTCCTGGCGCTGGCCGGACTCCTCACCCTCATTCTGCCGGTTCCCCTGCGCGCCGATACGCAAATTTTTCCGGTGCCGTCGGTGTCCACCAGCAAGAACGACGGGAACGACGCCGGTTTGATTGCGCCGATTTTGATTTCCGATCCCGATGGCGAATTGAAGTACCTCATGGCGCCGATGCTGATTCAGAATTCGATCGTCGGTAGCCGGGCGGTGTTTAACCTGTTCAAGTACGATCCGGGCGGCCGCCAGATGAAGCTGATCGCCTCGCTGACCGAGAAGATCGAGCGCAAAGTGCTGTTCGATTATGTCGATCCGGCCTTTGGAAACGGACAATACTTCCTGAACTTCGGCGGCACGTTCTTCAAAAACGCGACCTCCCGGTTCTTTGGCTTGGGCCAATCGACCGTGCAGGCGGATGAATCCAATTACACGGCGCGGGAAGCGCGTGCCTACTGGCGGCTTGGTCTCTATGCGAACGAGGTGACCCAGATTTCGGTCGGGCAGCGGGTTCGGCAAGTGCAACTCCAGCGCGGCGCCACCGACCTGCCCTTCTCCGTCGAGCAATTTCCCACGGTGGATGGCATTCAAGGCGAGTCCATTATCGTCGGGCATCGCGCATCATTTTATTACGACACCCGCGACAGCCTGATTACGCCCACGGACGGCATGTCCGTCATGGCCTATGCGGAGCTGAATCAAAATGTCAAAAACGGCGACCATCCCGTCTATTCACGATATGAACTGGAGATCAAGAAACTGTTTCCCAGTGAATCCAAGCGTGCCATTCTCGTGGTGCGGGCCGATCTGCAGGCCACGATCGGTTCCCAAGTGCCGTTCTTCGAGCAGTCATCGCTGGGGGGGCAGAACAATCTGCGCGGATTCGGGATGGATCGGTATATCGACAAACACCTGATCTCGCTGAGTATCGAAGAACGGATTCACGTCTTGCGTACGAAGGTCGCGGGCGTGACTGCGGATTTTGAGCTGGCGCCCTTTTTAGACACGGGACAGGTGTTCAACTCCTTTAAAGATGTGAGCTTTCAAGATTACCGGATGACGCCGGGCGTCGGTTTTCGAGCGATCGTGCGCCCCAACGTGGTCGGTCGTCTGGATTATGGATACAGCCGCGAAGGCGGGGCGATTTTTGCGGGGTTGGATTTTCCCTATTAG
- a CDS encoding MlaC/ttg2D family ABC transporter substrate-binding protein → MHVSRWMIMAGVLALSFCLGGLSPALAGPATESVRGTIDEVLKILNDKELKAPAKQEDRRQRLEKVVAARFDYSEMSRRSLGAQWNQLSDKDKQEFVDLFRTLLTNTYADRVETYSGEGVQYLNERTEKEYAEVRTKVLSGKTEIPMDYRLMNKSNDWHVYDVVVDGVSLVNNYRGQFSKILHTSSYSDLVDQLRKKSEKIKAP, encoded by the coding sequence ATGCACGTAAGTCGATGGATGATCATGGCGGGGGTGTTGGCGCTGTCTTTCTGCCTGGGCGGGTTGTCACCCGCTCTGGCCGGACCCGCGACGGAGTCGGTCCGGGGGACGATCGATGAGGTGTTGAAAATCCTGAACGATAAGGAATTGAAAGCTCCGGCCAAGCAGGAAGATCGTCGGCAGCGGCTGGAGAAGGTCGTGGCGGCGCGATTCGATTACTCCGAAATGTCGCGGCGCTCGTTGGGCGCGCAGTGGAATCAGTTGTCGGACAAGGACAAGCAGGAGTTTGTGGATCTGTTCCGCACGCTCTTGACGAATACCTATGCCGATCGAGTCGAAACCTACTCCGGCGAAGGGGTGCAATACCTCAACGAGCGGACGGAGAAGGAATATGCGGAGGTGCGCACCAAGGTCTTGTCCGGCAAAACCGAAATCCCCATGGACTACCGGTTGATGAACAAGAGCAATGACTGGCATGTGTACGATGTGGTGGTCGATGGCGTCAGTCTGGTGAATAACTATCGCGGGCAGTTTTCGAAGATCCTGCACACTTCCTCGTACTCCGACCTCGTCGACCAGCTCCGCAAGAAATCTGAAAAGATCAAAGCTCCGTAG
- the mlaD gene encoding outer membrane lipid asymmetry maintenance protein MlaD yields MERAKLELMVGIFVLVGIACLGYLSIKLGKLEVIGGHNYPVEAEFTSASGLKPGASVEIAGVEVGRVRHIGLNSDRAVVALAIQDGVKLYSDTIASIKTRGIIGDKYLSLSVGGGGDVLKPGEKIRDTESGLDLEELVSQYVHGKVN; encoded by the coding sequence ATGGAACGTGCAAAGCTCGAACTGATGGTCGGCATCTTCGTGCTCGTCGGGATTGCCTGCCTGGGGTACCTGTCCATCAAGCTGGGGAAGCTGGAGGTGATCGGCGGGCACAATTATCCGGTCGAGGCGGAATTTACCTCCGCGTCGGGACTCAAGCCCGGCGCCTCGGTGGAAATCGCCGGGGTGGAAGTCGGGCGCGTACGGCACATCGGTCTGAACAGCGACCGCGCCGTGGTGGCGTTAGCCATTCAAGACGGCGTCAAGCTGTATTCCGATACGATCGCCTCGATTAAGACACGCGGGATCATCGGCGACAAGTACCTCTCGCTCTCGGTCGGCGGCGGCGGTGATGTACTGAAGCCAGGCGAGAAGATTCGTGACACCGAGTCCGGGCTTGATCTCGAAGAATTGGTTAGCCAGTATGTACATGGGAAGGTCAACTAG
- a CDS encoding ABC transporter ATP-binding protein: MIKLVGVEKTLGKQAVLRGVDLTIPTGKLTTIIGRSGEGKSVLLKHIIGLMQPDRGEVWIDGTDIARLKGQALNEVRKKFAMLFQGAALFDSLTVFENVAFPLREKLRLKGDTVTRRVEEKLEQVGLKGMGHKFPAELSGGMRKRAGLARALVMEPEIILFDEPTTGLDPLMAKAIHDLIVAMQQQFGFTAVMVSHEIPEIFGISDYVAMLKNGRIAEMAPSSEFVKTTDEEIREFIFVGGTVTAKGLPTAPRS; encoded by the coding sequence ATGATTAAGCTGGTCGGCGTCGAAAAAACATTGGGGAAGCAGGCGGTGCTGCGCGGCGTGGATTTGACCATTCCCACGGGCAAGCTGACGACGATCATCGGACGGAGCGGTGAAGGCAAGAGTGTGTTGTTGAAACACATCATCGGTCTGATGCAGCCCGATCGCGGCGAAGTCTGGATCGACGGGACGGACATTGCCCGTCTAAAAGGGCAGGCGCTCAACGAGGTCCGGAAAAAGTTCGCGATGTTGTTTCAAGGCGCGGCGCTCTTCGATTCGTTGACCGTCTTCGAAAACGTCGCGTTCCCGCTGCGGGAAAAACTGAGGTTGAAGGGCGATACGGTTACCAGGCGGGTGGAGGAAAAGCTCGAGCAAGTCGGTCTCAAGGGCATGGGGCACAAATTCCCCGCAGAGTTGAGCGGAGGTATGCGCAAACGTGCCGGCTTGGCTCGCGCACTGGTGATGGAGCCGGAAATCATCCTGTTCGACGAGCCGACGACGGGGCTCGATCCGCTCATGGCCAAGGCCATCCACGATCTCATCGTAGCCATGCAGCAACAGTTTGGATTCACGGCCGTGATGGTCAGCCACGAAATCCCCGAGATCTTCGGCATTTCCGATTACGTGGCGATGTTGAAGAACGGACGTATTGCTGAGATGGCTCCCTCGAGCGAATTTGTGAAGACGACGGACGAGGAGATTCGCGAGTTTATTTTTGTCGGCGGCACCGTCACGGCGAAGGGACTACCGACGGCACCCCGTTCTTGA
- a CDS encoding MlaE family ABC transporter permease: protein MEGIARIGRFTIDLTEQMGRMMLFVLSSFAWLTRPPFRFYQIVKQLNFIGYKSTFVVVLTAVFTGMVLALQGYYTLRKFGSEAVLGSAVALSIIRELGPVLAALMVTARAGSAMTAEIGIMRITEQIDALDTMAVNPLQYLIAPKLVASVIAVPLLVALFDVVGIYGGYVVGVQLLNGNEGAYWSSIESAVEWKDVYGGILKSISFGLLISWVCCYKGFHTKHSAEGLGTATTEAVVLSAVLILVWDYFLTSVLL, encoded by the coding sequence GTGGAAGGCATTGCGCGTATCGGACGATTCACCATCGATCTGACGGAACAGATGGGACGGATGATGCTGTTCGTTCTGTCCTCCTTTGCCTGGTTGACCAGACCGCCGTTCCGGTTCTACCAAATCGTCAAGCAACTGAACTTTATCGGCTACAAGTCCACGTTCGTGGTCGTGCTGACCGCCGTGTTTACCGGCATGGTTCTCGCCCTCCAAGGTTATTACACGTTACGAAAATTCGGTTCGGAGGCGGTGCTCGGGTCTGCCGTGGCGCTCAGTATCATCCGGGAGTTGGGGCCCGTGCTTGCGGCGCTGATGGTGACCGCTCGGGCCGGGTCGGCCATGACAGCTGAAATCGGCATCATGCGCATCACCGAACAGATCGATGCGTTGGATACGATGGCGGTCAACCCGCTGCAATATTTGATCGCTCCCAAACTCGTGGCCAGTGTGATTGCCGTGCCGCTGCTGGTCGCGTTGTTCGATGTGGTCGGTATCTACGGCGGGTACGTCGTCGGCGTGCAACTGCTGAACGGCAACGAGGGCGCCTATTGGAGCTCGATCGAATCGGCCGTCGAGTGGAAGGATGTGTACGGCGGCATCCTCAAATCCATCAGCTTCGGGCTGTTGATCAGTTGGGTCTGTTGTTACAAGGGGTTTCATACCAAACACAGTGCCGAAGGGCTAGGCACCGCAACCACGGAAGCCGTGGTGTTGTCGGCCGTGCTGATTCTGGTGTGGGACTACTTCCTGACGTCAGTGCTGTTATAG
- the shc gene encoding squalene--hopene cyclase encodes MQLLKNLFNRLSDSLLVSVPSRIRAARDFASAPVLRLVSNKPDATAGDSAVKRAPSHSTGQLEALEEALRKSQAWFLARQHAAEGYWVAELEADTTLTSEYLMLRRFMDCVDPERERKAIRYLKSAQLPCGGWPIYHGGPAEISASVKAYFALKLSGVSADEPFMQQARTCILDKGGVPAANVFTKIALALFGQYDWRGVPSMPPEIMLLPKRFYFSIYAISYWSRAVLIPLLIIFAKRPQCYVPPEQGIDELYAQPPAEIDYSTVPPFKKDRTWFTARNFFINLDALLKIYDRSPVEWVRQKSLKFAADWMLDHMKGSGGLGAIYPAMANSVMALHCLGYKHDDPLVVKAMREIEELEVHDTVMENGQVVDAMHLQPCHSPIWDTALLINALVEAGMPQDHPALQKASSWLLSKQTTTVGDWIISSPGAEPGGWYFQFENELFPDVDDSAVVLMALAKVRLPDEEQQRAAIRRGCRWVTAMQGSDGGWGAYDVDNNRIVFNYIPFADHRALLDPSTADLAGRCLEMLATLGYDWTHPSVASALTFVKNDQEQDGSWYGRWGVNYIYGTWSVLSGLRAIGEDLSSPYIRRAVNWVESKQNPDGGWGESCLSYADVAESGRGESTPSQTAWALLALMAGGVTDSFSLARGIHYLIRNQRKDGSWEEVRHTGTGFPRVFYLRYHWYCQYFPLWALAMYRNLKTRGMTRADELRQLAYQSGQFRSPR; translated from the coding sequence ATGCAACTTCTGAAAAACTTGTTCAATCGTTTGTCCGATAGCCTGTTGGTATCGGTTCCAAGCCGGATTAGGGCCGCGCGCGATTTCGCCTCCGCACCGGTATTGCGACTGGTTTCGAATAAGCCCGATGCGACCGCGGGTGACAGTGCCGTCAAGCGAGCGCCGTCTCATTCGACTGGTCAGCTGGAAGCGTTGGAAGAAGCACTTCGAAAGAGTCAGGCCTGGTTTCTCGCGAGACAGCATGCCGCTGAAGGGTATTGGGTTGCAGAACTCGAAGCGGATACCACGCTCACATCCGAATATCTGATGTTGCGCCGGTTCATGGACTGTGTGGATCCTGAGCGGGAGCGCAAAGCCATTCGGTATTTGAAGTCCGCGCAGCTGCCGTGCGGCGGGTGGCCCATTTATCACGGGGGGCCGGCTGAGATCAGTGCGTCGGTCAAGGCCTACTTTGCCTTGAAGCTTTCCGGCGTCTCGGCGGACGAACCCTTCATGCAGCAGGCCAGAACCTGCATCCTTGACAAGGGAGGAGTGCCGGCGGCCAACGTGTTCACGAAAATCGCCCTTGCCTTGTTCGGCCAGTACGATTGGCGCGGTGTGCCCAGCATGCCGCCGGAAATCATGCTGTTACCGAAACGGTTCTACTTCAGCATCTACGCCATTTCCTATTGGTCTCGCGCAGTGCTCATTCCGCTCCTGATTATTTTTGCAAAACGGCCGCAGTGCTATGTGCCGCCGGAACAGGGTATCGACGAGTTGTATGCGCAACCGCCCGCGGAGATCGACTACAGCACGGTGCCGCCGTTCAAGAAAGACCGAACCTGGTTTACCGCGAGAAACTTTTTCATCAATCTCGACGCGTTGCTGAAGATCTACGATCGATCGCCGGTCGAGTGGGTCCGTCAGAAGTCGCTCAAGTTCGCGGCTGACTGGATGTTGGATCACATGAAGGGGAGCGGCGGTCTCGGTGCGATTTATCCTGCCATGGCCAATTCCGTCATGGCCCTGCATTGCCTCGGGTACAAACATGATGACCCGCTGGTGGTGAAGGCGATGCGCGAGATCGAGGAGCTCGAAGTGCACGACACCGTGATGGAGAACGGACAAGTGGTGGATGCCATGCATCTGCAGCCCTGCCATTCTCCGATTTGGGATACCGCCTTGCTCATCAATGCATTGGTGGAGGCGGGGATGCCACAGGACCATCCGGCGCTGCAAAAGGCTTCGAGCTGGTTGTTGTCGAAGCAAACGACGACGGTGGGCGATTGGATCATCTCCTCTCCCGGTGCGGAACCTGGAGGATGGTATTTCCAATTCGAGAACGAGCTGTTTCCGGATGTCGACGACTCCGCAGTCGTCTTGATGGCCCTCGCCAAGGTGCGTCTGCCCGATGAAGAGCAACAGCGGGCGGCAATTCGCCGCGGATGCCGCTGGGTCACCGCGATGCAGGGTTCCGACGGTGGCTGGGGCGCCTACGACGTCGACAATAACCGGATCGTCTTTAACTACATCCCCTTCGCCGACCACCGTGCGCTGCTGGATCCCAGCACCGCTGACCTCGCCGGTCGCTGCCTCGAAATGCTCGCGACCTTGGGATATGACTGGACCCATCCGTCGGTGGCGTCGGCGCTCACGTTCGTGAAGAACGATCAGGAGCAGGATGGCAGTTGGTATGGTCGATGGGGTGTGAACTACATCTATGGGACCTGGTCTGTGTTGTCTGGCCTGCGCGCCATCGGCGAAGATCTCTCCTCGCCGTATATTCGCCGGGCGGTCAACTGGGTCGAGTCGAAGCAGAACCCCGACGGCGGATGGGGCGAGTCATGCCTCTCCTATGCGGATGTCGCGGAGAGCGGGCGTGGCGAGAGCACGCCGTCACAAACTGCCTGGGCGCTGTTGGCCCTGATGGCAGGCGGAGTCACTGACTCCTTCAGTCTGGCCAGGGGGATCCATTACCTCATTCGGAATCAGCGGAAGGACGGCTCATGGGAGGAGGTACGCCATACCGGAACCGGGTTCCCGCGCGTGTTCTATCTTCGTTACCATTGGTATTGCCAATACTTCCCCCTCTGGGCGCTGGCCATGTACCGCAACCTCAAGACTCGTGGCATGACGAGGGCCGATGAGTTGCGTCAACTGGCCTATCAATCGGGACAGTTCCGGTCGCCTCGCTGA
- the smc gene encoding chromosome segregation protein SMC translates to MYLKSLEMLGFKSFAEAKIQFPKGITAIVGPNGSGKSNVVDSILWVLGEQSTKTLRSEKMEDVIFNGTELRKPLGLVEVSLVIGGLGELRLDAISGLPSELSEYQELMITRRLYRNGDSEYLINKTPCRLKDIRNVLIETRAGSKGHTVIEQGRIEQILQASPQDRRELIEETAGIVRYKKQKAEALRKLESTQQNLLRVRDIVAEVKKQLNSLERQARQARTYQTLQQEAKGLEIELLSRDYRTMHADLEAVDREARDVETLEAEQVAEQARLDSEQEAIRLRMNDAAEAIARVRDTLAGTEQRQSQALTAAEVERNRTELFERQRVQAAQEMQRLAADQEQAQAEIEELRATLLQLEGDIVEQEAQFQQADGEAKALAGHRAAAVAEEERARKDVLNLAVLVANTEQSLTQVTARQQETAARAERVSREREQLVAQVAGLDEQRLLLAAQREEASQRIEGLMAERQAAIERIEGLGGQISGLDRDIVRLSEDVAGVESRLGALQGVVREEMGYGREGEEEGTALKTCEGVREALAEWLEIPPGLDRAVETILGERVRGWLVDEPAAASRAVEFLKGKDLGRGTFIPQQIRWGGDQAAGDPSAFWWPELNGKPGVVGRAVDLIRAQGATSSTLSYLFDGIVIVESVAVALELWNQYPWAAPTGPTYVTLSGETLDAAGVMTGGGTSTGGGLLQRRREVLELEARRTEAAQALDLARVAREEAAAALGLGREDEQRLGRAIREAEMLELSLQKDDAGVERQRGELHRRLDVLGDELQRGLAEQARLQEEFLSSQSQLAQWVGEKAGQETGLLQVRERLVVIESQSLAIQQRLTEVRLSVESMRGRREHATNDVARFTQRLDAAQRRVTDLEEQLAGLAEATENSRAEQTRQEALCRELGAEVDSIKAELIAAQEQQAEEMSRLHAVEEALTTVRQGLSALHERRMTAEVRKAEVKAHLSTIESTLSGTYQIEPSTLLLPAEGQATPEGEAPAAPVSMLDTPQLREQIQKIRERLDRMGAINLAAIDEHRELEERYQFLTTQEQDLSTSIASLKEIIQRINRTTKDMFVETFNELQQKFRDVFAQFFPGGRAELQLVEEPLEEGVEDNGAREPGVEIVAQPPGKRLKSITMLSGGEKTLTAMALLIASFLIRPTPFCILDEIDAPLDEENIGRFTAVLRSLSATAQFLVITHNKRTMAMADSLFGVTMEEPGVSTLISVRLGDLQPA, encoded by the coding sequence GTGTATCTGAAGTCCCTGGAAATGCTTGGCTTCAAGTCATTCGCGGAGGCGAAGATCCAATTCCCGAAAGGCATCACGGCTATCGTGGGGCCTAACGGGAGCGGCAAGAGCAACGTCGTGGATTCCATCCTCTGGGTCTTGGGTGAGCAAAGCACCAAGACGCTTCGGAGCGAGAAGATGGAAGACGTCATCTTCAACGGCACGGAACTGCGCAAGCCGTTGGGGTTGGTGGAGGTGTCGCTGGTGATCGGCGGCCTGGGTGAACTGCGATTAGATGCGATTTCCGGTCTGCCGAGTGAATTGAGCGAATATCAAGAACTCATGATTACGCGGCGCCTCTATCGAAACGGCGACAGTGAATATCTCATCAATAAAACGCCGTGCCGGTTGAAGGACATTCGCAATGTGTTGATTGAGACCAGAGCCGGGTCTAAGGGGCACACGGTCATCGAGCAGGGACGGATCGAACAGATTCTTCAGGCCTCGCCGCAGGATCGGCGGGAACTCATCGAGGAAACCGCCGGCATCGTCCGGTACAAGAAGCAGAAGGCCGAAGCGCTTCGCAAACTAGAATCCACCCAGCAAAACCTGCTGCGGGTGCGCGACATTGTGGCGGAAGTGAAGAAGCAGCTGAACTCATTGGAGCGTCAGGCTCGCCAGGCCCGGACCTATCAAACCCTGCAGCAGGAAGCCAAGGGGTTGGAGATCGAACTGCTGTCCCGTGACTATCGCACGATGCACGCCGACTTGGAGGCGGTAGACCGCGAAGCTCGGGACGTAGAAACGCTGGAGGCCGAACAGGTGGCTGAACAGGCCCGTCTGGACTCGGAGCAGGAGGCCATCCGGTTGCGCATGAACGATGCGGCTGAAGCGATCGCGCGAGTGCGGGATACCTTGGCCGGCACCGAACAACGCCAGTCGCAGGCTTTGACGGCCGCAGAGGTCGAGCGAAACCGGACGGAACTCTTCGAGCGGCAACGGGTTCAAGCTGCCCAGGAAATGCAGCGCTTGGCGGCGGATCAGGAACAGGCGCAGGCGGAGATTGAAGAACTGCGGGCGACGCTCCTTCAACTGGAAGGGGATATCGTCGAGCAGGAGGCACAGTTTCAGCAGGCCGACGGCGAGGCCAAGGCGTTAGCCGGGCATCGTGCCGCAGCCGTGGCCGAAGAAGAGCGTGCACGAAAAGACGTCCTCAATCTGGCCGTGCTCGTCGCCAACACCGAGCAGAGTCTCACGCAGGTGACGGCGCGTCAGCAGGAAACCGCCGCCAGGGCTGAGCGTGTCTCGCGCGAACGTGAACAGCTGGTGGCCCAGGTGGCCGGGCTTGACGAGCAGCGCTTGTTACTCGCGGCGCAGCGTGAGGAGGCCTCGCAGCGCATTGAGGGCCTCATGGCGGAGCGTCAGGCAGCCATTGAACGCATCGAAGGGCTGGGGGGACAGATTTCCGGACTCGATCGCGATATCGTTCGCTTGTCCGAAGATGTGGCAGGGGTGGAATCGCGACTCGGCGCGCTCCAAGGCGTCGTCCGTGAGGAAATGGGATATGGCCGCGAAGGGGAAGAAGAAGGGACGGCGCTGAAGACCTGCGAAGGAGTGCGGGAGGCGCTGGCTGAGTGGTTGGAGATTCCCCCTGGTCTGGATCGTGCGGTCGAGACGATTCTCGGAGAGCGGGTGCGTGGGTGGTTGGTCGATGAGCCCGCCGCCGCGAGTCGCGCAGTGGAATTCTTGAAAGGCAAGGACCTTGGTCGCGGGACCTTTATCCCGCAGCAGATTCGATGGGGCGGCGATCAGGCAGCGGGTGATCCCTCGGCGTTCTGGTGGCCGGAGCTGAACGGGAAACCGGGCGTGGTTGGTCGCGCGGTGGATCTGATCCGCGCGCAAGGCGCAACCTCCTCCACCTTGAGTTACCTCTTCGACGGGATTGTCATCGTGGAGTCTGTTGCGGTGGCCTTGGAGCTCTGGAATCAATATCCGTGGGCGGCTCCGACAGGCCCCACCTATGTGACGCTCTCGGGTGAAACGCTCGATGCGGCGGGGGTGATGACAGGCGGCGGGACCAGCACGGGCGGCGGGTTGCTCCAGCGTCGGCGCGAGGTCTTGGAGCTTGAGGCACGTCGGACCGAAGCAGCGCAGGCGCTGGATCTTGCCAGGGTTGCCCGCGAAGAGGCTGCGGCTGCTCTGGGCTTGGGGCGTGAAGACGAACAGCGCCTGGGTCGAGCGATCCGGGAAGCGGAAATGTTGGAATTATCGCTGCAGAAAGACGACGCGGGTGTCGAGCGTCAGCGTGGAGAACTGCATCGGCGACTGGACGTGTTGGGCGACGAACTGCAACGTGGTCTGGCCGAACAGGCGAGGCTTCAAGAGGAATTCTTGTCGAGCCAGTCGCAATTGGCGCAGTGGGTGGGCGAAAAGGCCGGCCAGGAAACAGGCTTGCTCCAGGTGCGGGAGCGGTTGGTGGTGATCGAAAGTCAAAGCCTGGCGATTCAACAGCGATTGACGGAGGTCCGGCTCTCGGTGGAAAGCATGCGTGGGCGGCGGGAGCATGCCACGAACGATGTGGCGCGGTTCACGCAACGGCTCGATGCCGCACAGCGGCGAGTGACCGATCTGGAGGAGCAATTGGCCGGTCTGGCGGAGGCCACGGAGAACAGTCGCGCAGAGCAGACCAGGCAGGAAGCGCTGTGCCGTGAGCTGGGGGCCGAAGTGGATAGCATCAAGGCGGAGTTGATCGCCGCGCAGGAGCAGCAGGCCGAGGAGATGAGTCGCTTGCACGCCGTGGAGGAGGCGCTGACCACGGTCCGGCAGGGGTTGTCGGCTTTGCACGAACGTCGTATGACCGCGGAGGTACGCAAGGCGGAAGTGAAGGCCCATCTATCGACGATTGAAAGCACCTTGTCCGGCACCTATCAGATCGAACCCTCCACCCTGCTCCTACCGGCGGAGGGGCAAGCGACGCCGGAAGGGGAGGCGCCCGCCGCGCCGGTGTCCATGCTGGACACGCCGCAATTGCGGGAACAGATTCAGAAGATCCGGGAGCGCCTGGATCGGATGGGCGCGATTAATCTGGCGGCCATTGATGAGCATCGTGAGTTGGAGGAGCGGTACCAGTTCCTCACGACGCAAGAGCAGGACTTGTCGACCTCCATTGCGTCGCTCAAGGAAATCATCCAGCGCATCAACCGGACGACCAAGGACATGTTCGTGGAGACCTTCAACGAGCTGCAGCAGAAATTCCGGGACGTCTTTGCGCAGTTCTTCCCGGGCGGCCGCGCGGAGTTGCAGCTGGTCGAAGAGCCGTTGGAGGAAGGTGTCGAGGATAACGGGGCCCGCGAGCCCGGTGTGGAAATTGTGGCGCAACCGCCAGGGAAACGGTTGAAGAGCATCACCATGTTGTCCGGCGGAGAGAAAACGCTCACCGCGATGGCGCTGCTGATTGCCAGCTTCCTGATCCGTCCGACTCCCTTTTGCATCCTGGACGAAATCGATGCGCCTTTGGATGAAGAGAACATCGGGCGATTTACGGCGGTGCTCCGCAGCCTGTCCGCGACGGCTCAATTTCTCGTCATCACGCACAACAAGCGAACGATGGCGATGGCGGATTCGCTGTTCGGCGTGACAATGGAAGAACCCGGCGTCTCGACCTTGATCTCCGTCAGGCTCGGTGATCTTCAGCCGGCGTAG
- the ispH gene encoding 4-hydroxy-3-methylbut-2-enyl diphosphate reductase — protein MKIYLANPRGFCAGVDRAIDIVDLSLKKYGAPIYVRHEIVHSRHVVNSLRQKGAVFVEELNEVPEGSVVIFSAHGVAKSVWEEAQSRRLHVIDATCPLVIKVHNEVNRDYTQGYELILIGHAGHPEVIGTLGQIPDKFHLVSSVQDVETLQVEKTQNLSYVTQTTLSVDECRDIVEALHRRFPNIKGPHQEDICYATQNRQNAVKSLSKLVDVILVIGSPNSSNSNRLRELGEHCGIPSYLIDAASDINPDWLKDAKSVGLSAGASAPEVLVTEVVAYLKRLGSSEEVEELTVIEEDVEFLLPKELVTIESASRKTASVN, from the coding sequence ATGAAGATATATTTGGCCAATCCTCGCGGATTTTGCGCGGGTGTCGACCGCGCGATCGATATCGTCGATCTCTCCCTGAAAAAATACGGCGCGCCGATTTATGTGCGTCATGAGATCGTACATAGCCGTCATGTGGTGAACTCGCTGCGGCAAAAGGGCGCCGTATTCGTGGAGGAGCTGAACGAGGTCCCCGAAGGGTCGGTCGTGATTTTCAGCGCCCACGGTGTGGCGAAGTCGGTGTGGGAGGAGGCGCAGAGCCGCCGCCTGCATGTGATCGACGCGACGTGTCCGTTGGTGATCAAGGTGCATAACGAAGTGAATCGCGACTATACCCAAGGATATGAATTAATTCTGATCGGCCATGCCGGCCATCCGGAAGTCATCGGCACCCTGGGGCAAATTCCGGACAAGTTCCACCTTGTATCATCGGTGCAGGATGTCGAAACGCTGCAGGTAGAGAAGACGCAGAACCTCTCCTATGTCACCCAGACGACCCTGAGTGTGGATGAGTGCCGGGATATCGTCGAGGCCCTGCACCGCCGGTTTCCCAACATCAAGGGGCCGCACCAGGAAGACATTTGTTACGCCACACAAAATCGTCAGAATGCAGTCAAATCCCTCTCGAAGTTGGTCGATGTGATTCTCGTGATCGGGTCGCCGAACAGTTCGAACTCCAACCGCTTGCGGGAGTTGGGCGAACATTGTGGCATTCCGTCCTACCTGATCGATGCCGCATCGGACATCAACCCTGACTGGCTCAAGGATGCGAAGAGTGTCGGCCTGTCGGCCGGTGCCTCCGCCCCCGAAGTGCTGGTGACGGAAGTGGTGGCCTATCTGAAGCGCCTGGGTTCTTCAGAAGAGGTCGAGGAATTGACCGTCATCGAAGAGGATGTGGAGTTTCTGCTTCCGAAAGAACTGGTCACGATCGAGTCTGCCTCGCGCAAAACCGCGTCGGTCAACTAG